Sequence from the Manduca sexta isolate Smith_Timp_Sample1 unplaced genomic scaffold, JHU_Msex_v1.0 HiC_scaffold_514, whole genome shotgun sequence genome:
AatctcaagcggcggcgcaccgcgaggggatgcatggccgctGGGGAGTGCGGTcgcgagtgcgaccccgccagagtaccggccgacactctgcgcgggttacgctaggcttaccccgGTCCTGGGGGCACTGCGGGGgtggaccaccctttcccccatgCTCGGGGGAACAATCGTGGAATCCTTATCACAAAACTTAAAAACCCAATCATTCTTttgacgaagttgccttctccggCTCCGGAATCCGGGGTTGGGGAGGCGGAGTTCGGGGGGCGAAAGCCCGCTGATGTAGACGTAGAGAAGGAGAACACGGGCGCgaagcccatggaggtggcCACTGAATTTGTACGGCCTCTGAGCCTTGACTCAGACTCAAGTGGAAGCGGCTCCACTGTACGCAGCAGGAAACTTTGGAGGAGGAACTCGCGCTCAAGGCACAGTTTGTCGCAACTCACCAGCGACACTGACGAACCAGCGCCAAAGTCGCAAGCGACAGACAGCAGAGggagaggacgcccgccctcagtcgGCAAATATGTCGGCTTGAGGAAAGCACAGCTCGAGCGGGATAAGCTCCAACGCGAGGAGGCGAAGAAGAAGGCCGACAAGGAGCTGGAGGAGCGGCTCCATTTTGTTAAGTCGCCGGTGCATCCTAGGGTGTCAGACACCGAGGAAGAGGACCGACCCGTGCTGAGGGAAGACCTAAGACAGTGTGTCCAGGTGGTACGCACAACAGTGAGGAAGTCAGGCAACCTCAAAGGTACCTCCCAGAAGGCACTAAACTGGGTCACGAACAAAATCGCCAAGTATGTTGACCAGCCTGAGTCCGCCGCAATCGCTCGCCTTGAGGGCGAGGCTAAGAAGTGGCAGGAGAATTGTGCCCGGCTCGAGGCAAATATGAAGCTCATACAGGAGGAGAACGCAGCTCTTAAACGTCGCCTAGAAGAGCTAGAAACGTCCGCCAAAGGGCCAACTACAgaggagatgctggcgatggtcgaagcgagggtccaagcccGAATGGAATCGATCCTCATGGGCCCGGCGCAACGGCCCTCGCTGGCACACGAGAGGAAGGCCACTCCAGGAGATGTTCAACTCCCAGTCAGCGATGGCTATGTTGGCGGAACCCAGGCCATGCCGAGAAGAGAAAAAGGCAAAGGGAGGGGAAAAAAGACAGCCCAGCCCGCTCCGGCTCCCGCTCCTGCTCCCACTATCCCCGCTCCCATCGCTGGACCTTCCAGTGCCCCGCCGCAAGCCATAGCGGGCCCTTCTACTGCGGCGGCGTCGACACCCGCGATGGCGCCAGCAAGAAGACGCGAGAAGAGCGCGGCGGCTGTAAAGAAGTCGGCACCAGGCTCCAAGCCGAAGAAGAGTGGGAGAAAAGATCCGGCAGGTCAACCTGCGCCGGAGCCCCGTCCACTGCCGCCGGCCCCTGCCACAATGGAGACGCCATGGGTGGAGGTGGCCAGAAGGAAGAAGAAGGGAAATCGACAGACAGCGCCAACAACAACAAGCGTGCAGCCGCCAAAACCTTCGCGCCGGAAGGAACCCAAACTGCGGCCGCCACGATCTGCGGCCGTGGTAATTTCGTTGACACCGGCAGCCGTGGCAAAGGGTCTGACGTACAAGGGCGTACTCACGGACGCTCAGAACCGCGTGGACCTCACCGGACTGGATATTTCGAGGCTAAAACCGAAGTTtacggccacgggcgcccccatgtatgaggtgcccggggccacctggaggagagggccgactccttcGCCGCAAGGTtgagggagtgcttcggtgggtcggaggatattaagatctcccggcccacgaaaACTGCGgagctgcggctgacggagttggactacacggccactccggagtcggtcgcagcggccctctccaggGCCGGTGAGTGTCCCGCGGATTTAATCAAGGTGgggcaaattcgccctgatcgctccggcgttgggaccgcctgggttcgtttgcccataaaggcggcccaaaaggtgAAGGGGCGGGCCGAATTTgatcggttggaccgcggctcgagtgactgtcctcgagtcgcggcccctgcggtgcttccggtgcctggagagcgggcacgttagggagcgctgcgactgcgcggtggaccgcagcgagttgtgctatcgctgcggtcaaGCGGGCCATAAAGCCCGTgagtgcaaggccccggcgaactgcgcagtcggcgctgccgccggcaggcccgccaggcaccggctcggggaaggcttgttctgcccctcccgacgcaaccggcgccgcccccaaggaaggaatgccgccgcggctgaggttctgtcccagccgcaggcggcgggcccaccgcaaccagtggccgagatggacgtggaggagatcgcccatcagtaatggacctagttttcctccaggcgaacatcaaccactgcgcccgcgcccaggacctgttgtcccaaagcctggcgcagtggtcggtgcaagtggccgtggtcgccgaaccgtattttgtccctccccgcgataactgggtagggacatcgacgggtcggtggccatcatcacccagggtgccgtTGGCTCCCCGCCCCTTCGcaaaaagtcgagaagggccagggatgcgtcgcggctctgttggggacttgtggattgtaggagtttatttctccccaacagacctctggccgagttcgaatctttctcgttcggctggggccctggttgagcagggccaacctcacccggcgatcgtcgccggcgacttcaacgcgaagtccgcggtctggggttcgccggcgaccgacgctcgcggtgaggtcctggaggaatgggcgatttccgtcggcctggtcgtcctgaacaggggtcggtggacacgtgcgtgcggcacaacggcgggtctattgtggatctgtcgtttgggagccccgccgtcgcacgtcgtgtccagggctggagagtcctcgtgggcgtggagagacgctgtcggaccaccgttatataaggttcgatgtctccgcgcccccgagtatccggcccaatagtggtggaccgagtgcccctcgacaggacggcccgcggtgggcgttaaggcgcctcgacaaagaggccctagagctggccgctctggtaATGttgtggctccccgagccggagggtccggttcgggtagagcaggaggcggagtggttcggggaggcaatgtcggatgtctgcgacgccgccatgcccgggcgctccgtcgtcctccgcggcgggaggtgtactggtggtcggcggagttagcccagttgcgcgcgtcttgcggctgcgcgccgccgatgcgccagacatcgccgccgccgcaTTCGCAGCAGTGAgcacgaagaccaggagcggtagctctacggcctctacaaagaggcgaagagagcgctgcgggtggccattcatagggccaaggtcgcggcacgtaggagtttttggagactctcgacgcggacccgtggggcgcccatacgctagttatgaacaagcttcgtacggcggcgcctccactgtcggagagtctcaggccagatttattggccaacgttgtcgcggccttgt
This genomic interval carries:
- the LOC119193412 gene encoding protein MLP1 homolog, whose amino-acid sequence is MAAGECGRECDPARLPSPAPESGVGEAEFGGRKPADVDVEKENTGAKPMEVATEFVRPLSLDSDSSGSGSTVRSRKLWRRNSRSRHSLSQLTSDTDEPAPKSQATDSRGRGRPPSVGKYVGLRKAQLERDKLQREEAKKKADKELEERLHFVKSPVHPRVSDTEEEDRPVLREDLRQCVQVVRTTVRKSGNLKGTSQKALNWVTNKIAKYVDQPESAAIARLEGEAKKWQENCARLEANMKLIQEENAALKRRLEELETSAKGPTTEEMLAMVEARVQARMESILMGPAQRPSLAHERKATPGDVQLPVSDGYVGGTQAMPRREKGKGRGKKTAQPAPAPAPAPTIPAPIAGPSSAPPQAIAGPSTAAASTPAMAPARRREKSAAAVKKSAPGSKPKKSGRKDPAGQPAPEPRPLPPAPATMETPWVEVARRKKKGNRQTAPTTTSVQPPKPSRRKEPKLRPPRSAAVVISLTPAAVAKGLTYKGVLTDAQNRVDLTGLDISRLKPKFTATGAP